CTCCCTTTGGTTTCATCTTAGGAATACAagccttcttttaattttttgacattttccccctttccataGGCTAAACTTCTTagagaaaaagatggaggaaTGAGAATCACCCACATATATTTCTGCacatgagcaaaaaaaaaaaatgcagaaaattcaCATAATAATTTCAGGTCCAGTATCTTCAAATCCTTACACAAGAGATTCCCAGCTACAATTCAAAGCCATGAATGGTTATTTGTTCATCAAGGCCGATGTGGTGAGGAGAGTGAGGAAGAGCAAATGTTAATATACCAGAAAGGTAGCTTTTAATGAGCACTGAAAAATCCGTGATTCAGTATGACAAATTTAAGTTTTTTCATCTCTAGAGCCCACACAAAACACTTGGCATTCAGAAGCATTTTATCTAAGCTGGAAGCGCTCTAATGACAATTCGGAAGCCTTTACTGTCTCCCCAGGAAGCATTTCAGTTAGGACAATGGTGCAGAACACGACACTGGTGTAATAGGTAAAGAATTTGGATGAACAAAGCATAAACAGACATGATCAGGTTTAGTTTAAAGACCAAAAGCtcaactgcctttttttttcacgTCTTCTCTTTCAgacagaatttttcattttccatttttgaaaacttttcccAACAATGTGAAAGCACAGCAAGGAAACCAAATAATGGAACACTGTAAGTATTTGCATGCAAAGAAACTCAGGGAGCCATATCTCATTCTGTGTGCACCTTATTATTATCAGTGCCAactattttcttttgataaaagtCTTGGTTGGGGGCATGTTTGCAAAGCATTTTATAATAGCTTTAAAgtgagaatttttctttgtaagtgaCATCCAGTTGATCAGGTATCTCTTTCAactggtcaaaaaaaaaaaaaaaaacgctttaAAAAATGTACCTACATGTTCATTCTACAATTATATTAAATTCtcctcagaaattaaaattttatttgcaggTACTTTGATGTCACTAAGGGCTTGTTTAAGTCATAGCTTCATTTGTAGGAGTTTTCACTAGTCACATGGTCAGCACTCTACAAAGATTAACTGATTGTAGACATGGCTTCTCGAAGTAGCCTCTGCCTTCAAAGAGACGTAGGCCACCTTGACCACTATACTCTGGAGCTTAAACTTATTCATCTTGAATGCTATCACTAACATACACTGGATGGGAGCTATATTTCTATTCTACTGActgatctttttaacatttttcctgCCTGTTTGGCATTTCACATACCTTCAAATGTAAAAGAGCAAGCCTCAGAAGATAATCCCAGTGTCCCGAGGCCACATTTACTGCGACTTAGAAGTTTCATTATTCCCCCCATGTGTCCTTCAGGCTACAAACCCACATGCCCTTCTAGGATACCCTGCCcatctccattctctcttctacatcttttctctttttgtccccCATCAATCTGCAAGTTATCCAGAGGCAGCAGGGTGAAATGATGGAAGGACCCTGGGCTTTGGGGCTCCTCAGGGTTGGATATGAATCCTTGGCAGTAATGTTCCTGTAACACTGGGTATCCCTGGACAATACTTATcttttttgagactttttttcctCATCCGTAAGAGACAGCAGAAATATCACTTGGCTTTCAGAATTGTGAGAGTGAAGGGAATTGTTGAAGAATGTGACAGCTTCTAGGgtacattataaatattatagtctgtattcttcttttctttttctttcatttaggtCTGACACCATCTATCCTCCAGTGTTCCTTTCCTCACCCTTTCCACTCTTCTCTCTTGATATTCTCTCCATCGGTCACCTTCCACATAACTCTTTTGCAACCATATGGCTTTTTCCTCTCATCAACAGGAAGCTGCTTATGGGTACAAGTCAAGGGTAGCACCGAGGGGTGGCTTGAGGGAGGGGAGACTTTAGCCCACTCTCAATAATCCTCAGcaacccccaccccaagcctTCCCCAGTGAGCACACGATCCTGAGTTTGCTATGCTAACACTGCTTTAAAACCAGCCTCCTAATCTCCAGCATCCCCAAAACTACTTGAAATTAATCTATGATCTAAATAAAAAGAGTGTACTTCctgcaaaaacattttttatgataAATCTTCTTCCCCCCTTCTCACCAGATTGCTATTTCTGAGTCCCTGGAGTTCAGAAATTCTAGAGCTAGCCACTAAGCCTTACCTACTCTCCCCAAGACATCATGGTGTCCTTACTGCTATGACTGGCCCCATTGTCCTCCTAAAACTCCTGTCTTTTCTCCCTTCATTGTTCATTGTGACCGGGGCAGTGGTGCTactgcttctccttcctctgactcAATATTGCTCAGCCCGTGCGAGTCCATTCACACACCCTGCATAGCCTTCAGAACTAAAGACAGCTCCATGCTGGGTTTGTCAATAAGCATGATGCTGCCCTCAGGAGCCATCCCAGGACACAAATGCAAGTAGCAGCAGGTAGGTATTTGGTCTTAAGACAAATCACCAAGGAGAAAAACTGCTAGAAATATGCCCAGGagggcaaaaaaagaaagggcaaaggaccaggggagtgggagagggaaTATGTTTGACCtcttattaatataaatttattcagAAATCATAGCAGGATTTTTAGAAGCTTTGAATTAGTGCTTCTAGCAGCTGAAGTCATTTTGAGAAGGGGAAAGGAGTAAGGGAAATTAAGGCATTAATTAAGAGAAATTAAGTTTTCACCTGATTTAATAAAGCCATTATTTTGTAGGAATCAACCAGGGAACttgcttaaaatgcagattcctgggccctgtcCCTGGAGAGTTTGATCCAGGATTTGAGGTAAagccaggaatctgcattttaacaaacacTCTGGGGATTCTGATGGCAGTGGTCCAAGGACCACTCTTTGAAAAACACTACGAGACAATGAAGTCAAGGAAGGACCCCTGGACTAAAGATATGAAGACCTAGTGCTGAGGGACCTGAGGCAAGTCTcttatctcctttaatctggtTTCCTTACCAATAAGACGATGGGTTCAATGAGATGGTCTTCACGGACCTTTCTAATGCTAAGAAATGACCTTTTTCTTTAGTCATTCTTTATAACCACTCTATCtcttttaagattaaaaaaaaaggtaattatattGATGTGCATGAGATGAGGACAAACAAATGTGctacttacatttaataataaaGCAGATGAGGTTCCTATGCAGTCTTCTGTGCCTAGCAGCACAGTTCCAAACTGATTTCTATGATATTCTAGCACCTTTTTGGAGTCCTAGGTCAtagatttcttttgcttttttacctCTGTGTTCTTCCCTTCAGTAACTGTATTGCTCAAATATGTCATTTCATCCACTCACTGAATTGGGTACATGCTTCTTTATTCAGAACATGAGAAACTAAGTTTTAAGATAGAGAAAAATACTCTTTCAATGTGTAAGAAACCCTAAggtgaaatatatatttgtaatggTCCTGACAGAAAAATTATGCCCATTTCTCCAGCTCGCAAGATTATATTAGCAGACTGTTAGCAAAGGGGAAATTTGTTGAGCCTGCATGCATCATATTGTATGCACTCATTGTCCCTATATCCTCTCAGAGCCAGGATCACTCGGGTttgttcattccacaaacatttattgaatggataCTCTGAGCCAAAACTATGTGAGGCACTGagatttcataaataaataagacatagtCCCCTAGCTTCAAGGAGCTAATACTATTGAAGAGGACAGACACGCATCATCAACACGGTTTGATGATTACAATAGTACTGAAGTGCAGCtatggcagagagaagaggggataAATTCCTTGGAGGTGTAGAATGaagaaaggcttcacagaggagctTATCTTTAAGGATGAGGAGGAATTCACCAGAGtggtgaggagaggaagggaaaaagaagaaacagcacaTACAGAGGGAACAAACAGCAGAACTTATTCTGAGAGCCACAACTCTTTGATGTGACCAAAGGGAAGGTTGTACATGGGATTTGCAAGAGATAATTATAAGAATCCCTAACATTCACTGAACATTTAATATGTGTCAGGTGCTATTCTAAACATCCTACATGAGTTCATGCATTTAATCCTTGGCACAACTCTAACGAGGGAGGTATGATTATTATCCCTATTTGGCAAGTGAAGAACTTGAgacacagagatgttaagtaactctCCCAGGTTTACAAAGCTTATAAAGACTGGAGCCTGGGTAGGCTTGCTCCAGAGCCTATGTTCTGAATTGTGCAGCACTACTCCTTCTTagagatgagactggagaaggaggcagaaccCAGACAAGGAGGGACCTGGAGATCATCATAAGGAGTCTGGATCTTATCCCACAGCCAATGAGAACCTAGGGAAAATTTGAATTAATAGATTTGTGCTTAAGAAAGGCCATTCCAGGAGGAATGTACAGATGGACTGGGAGAGGGCTAAAATTGGAGGAAGGATACCAGGAAGAAAACTAATGTCACTGTCCTATAAGAGAGGATGAAAACCTGAACTCAAGCAGTAGCAGTAGGGTTGGGAGGAAGGAAGTGGCAGGGGTGGGACTGTTCCCTCACTAGGGACAGAATCCCTCTTCAGTCCACTCTCTGAATTTGACTCATATCCCTAAGAAGTATCTGTTTTCACCATTTCTTCCTATTGTCCACGACCATATTCTTCCTCTGCTCCTAGGTTTCTAGTAATCTATCTTTGGCTTGGTTTCTATTTCTCAACTAGGCTATCTGATTAGCCAAGGACGTAAGTGTAAGCAAGTCCACCAGTAGCTGACAATCGTCAACAATGCCAACGTTCCAATCCCATTTGTCTTCTACCACAGACAAACAGCTTGATAGCAGTTTGGTTGGCAATGAAATGAGATAAATAGctaagaaaatgacaagaaagtATTCTTTTAGATTTAGCAAGCATATATTGTGGCTctaaatttgttttccaaagaaaatcatCCTCTGTAAACAGCTTCATTAAGTCTTTGCATCAAGGTGtaaaatctatatatataaagaagtctaAATGGCTTTTCATTCCCTTCTTTACAAACTCCTACATCAATTCAGAGTTCTCagataatttaacaaataaatgtaaGACTGAGGCTATTCtggctttgtttccttttgtttcttaggctttaaaaaaacactaaggatgattcttgaattttttttaataccccaaaatgataagaaaaaaatctgttaagtTTACATTGAGCCAAAATATTCTTCTTACAGTTATTCTGCCAGCTTTGCTGAGAGTGAACTGAGTGGCTGGGATTATGACGATGGTTTCTGCCCACACAAGACACTCCGATGTGCTCCTGAACCAGATGCTTTTAATCCCTGTGAAGATATTATGGGCTATGACTTCCTTAGGGTCCTGATTTGGCTGATTAATATCCTAGCCATCATGGGAAATGTGACTGTCCTCTTTGTTCTCCTGACCAGTCATTACAAACTAACAGTGCCCCGTTTTCTCATGTGCAATCTCTCTTTTGCAGACTTTTGCATGGGGCTCTATCTGCTGCTCATTGCCTCAGTTGATTCCCAAACCAAAGGCCAGTATTATAACCATGCCATAGATTGGCAGACAGGGAGTGGGTGTAGTGCTGCTGGCTTTTTCACTGTATTTGCAAGTGAACTTTCTGTCTACACCCTCACAGTCATCACACTAGAAAGATGGCACACCATCACCTATGCTATTCAGCTGGACCAAAAACTACGATTAAGACATGCCATTCCAATTATGCTTGGGGGATGGCTCTTTTCTACTCTAATTGCTATGTTGCCCCTTGTGGGTGTCAGCAATTACATGAAGGTCAGTATTTGCCTCCCCATGGATATAGAAACCACTCTCTCACAAGTCTACATATTAACCATCCTGATACTCAATGTGGTAGCCTTCTTCATCATTTGTGCTTgctacattaaaatttattttgcagtTCAAAATCCACAACTGATAGCTACCAACAAAGACACAAAGATTGCTAAGAAAATGGCAGTCCTCATCTTCACCGATTTCACCTGCATGGCACCTATCTCTTTTTTTGCCATTTCAGCTGCCTTCAAAGTGCCCCTTATCACAGTAACCAATTCTAAAGTTTTACTGGTTCTTTTTTATCCTGTCAATTCTTGTGCCAATCCATTTCTGTACGCGATTTTCACAAAGGCATTCCGAagagatttctttctgttgctgAGCAAATTTGGCTGCTGTAAACATCGAGCTGAACTTTATAGAAGGAAGGATTTTTCAGCTTATACCTCCAAGTGGAAGAATGGCTTCACTGGATCAAATAAGTCTTCCCAGCCCACTTTGAAGCTGACCACATTGCACTGCCAATATACAGCTGTCCCAGACAAGACTTGATGTAGAGAGTGTTAACTGTTATATCAGTAACCACATTACTGGATTGtacttaaatatgtaaaaaattatc
This genomic interval from Equus quagga isolate Etosha38 chromosome 5, UCLA_HA_Equagga_1.0, whole genome shotgun sequence contains the following:
- the LHCGR gene encoding lutropin-choriogonadotropic hormone receptor; its protein translation is MGRPTPELPLLALLLLLLPQTLRGAPCPEPCRCPPDGALSCPGPRTNLSLLSLTYLPIKVIPSQAFRGLDEVVKIEISQSDSLEKIEANAFDNLLNLSEILIQNTKNLVYIEPGAFTNLPRLKYLSICNTGIRKLPDVTKIFSSEINFILEICDNLHITTIPGNAFQGMNNESITLKLYGNGFEEIQSHAFNGTTLISLELKENAQLEKMHNGAFQGATGPSILDISSTKLQALPSYGLESIQTLIATSSYSLKKLPSREKFTNLLAATLTYPSHCCAFRNLPTKEQNFSFSIFENFSQQCESTARKPNNGTLYSASFAESELSGWDYDDGFCPHKTLRCAPEPDAFNPCEDIMGYDFLRVLIWLINILAIMGNVTVLFVLLTSHYKLTVPRFLMCNLSFADFCMGLYLLLIASVDSQTKGQYYNHAIDWQTGSGCSAAGFFTVFASELSVYTLTVITLERWHTITYAIQLDQKLRLRHAIPIMLGGWLFSTLIAMLPLVGVSNYMKVSICLPMDIETTLSQVYILTILILNVVAFFIICACYIKIYFAVQNPQLIATNKDTKIAKKMAVLIFTDFTCMAPISFFAISAAFKVPLITVTNSKVLLVLFYPVNSCANPFLYAIFTKAFRRDFFLLLSKFGCCKHRAELYRRKDFSAYTSKWKNGFTGSNKSSQPTLKLTTLHCQYTAVPDKT